The DNA sequence TCCGTTCGGAATCCTCCgcagtttcttcttcttcagtatCTTGACAGCCCTGCGACACAGTGTCTCTGAGTCCAGCATCTCCTTTACTTTCCCATACGACCCCTCCCCCAGCAAGTCCCCCATCAAATACTTCCCAATCAGCTTGGCCCTCTTCCTGCGTGGTTGGTAGATCACCTCTGTGGAGTCAATGCGGTGGATGAAAGTGTCCATCCCCATCAGTTCATGATCATTGAGGTGGTAGTCCAGATGGTGCAGCTCTCCAGCACTCATGATGAATAGGCCAATAGGTTGTATTTTGTTCCTATTGAGCTGCAAAGTATGTAAAGGACAACACCACTAGAAACGCGCAGGAAATAATGCAGGCCAGTCCTAACAGTTGCCTCCAGGTTCTGGTTCGTCCTTTACAGACTATATAGATTGTTATTAACTTGAGTCACCTGGTTACCTTTCATCTCTGAGTGGGCTATGTTCTGTTTCAAAGGCTAGCATGCAAGATCGTTTTTTAAATACTGGGTAGAGCGTGTGTAATGGCAAGGCCTGAGTATTAAGGGAGGATGCAGGGTTCAATCCTATTTGTAAACGATTGAGTAACATTAACTCATGGGGGAGTTCTGAGTTGGTCAGCTACAAAACTGTAGACCAAATTTAGTATTAGTGTTTCTTGGAGAAAATAATTCTGACTGCTGTGGTTATTTCACGGTATTCATACAGAAACAATATAAGTGAGCAAAATAGGGCGCAATGTCATTCGATAATTGCTCTTTTTGAGTCCACGGTCCTCTCCACTTGCAACTAACGCGACAACATGTTCGGCATGGGCAGCAAGTACAGCTCCAAAGCCATACAACACAACATTTCGGGATGTGTTTCAATGCACTCCCGCTCTCTCCGGAACACGGGTGTCAAAATATCGAGTTGAGCCTCATAGGTTTAATCACCAAACAGATGCAGCAAATCCAGTCAACCGTGTGGTATAAGCGGCCAGTCTCAGGTTACCCTTTCTTCCTGGTGCCTAGAAAAACAATGACAAGATTTTAGCACATCATTTATAGATATATGTTGCTACAAAATAGCAATGCCAGATAGTGTTGGCGTTTCAATTTCTGGATCTTTTCATGTAACTGATCATCTTTCACTTTGCATTGATAAATACTTCGTAAACAAAAAGCAGAAGGTTGGGTGGCCTCGTATGGCTAAGCTGCTTCCACGGTTGGGAAATCTATTTTGTGTATACCGGTCCAAGCGGTTAGCTTGTTAGCTTACGGTTTGCTTGAATGAAATGGCAACATTGCTACCTTTCTTAGATGAACTTTAGACATATATAGCAACGCATCATACTAAATCGAAACAATTATCCCAATAGCAGTTTAAACGACTATATAAAAATCATGAAAACGATAACGAAACGTCGTCATACAATTTGAGGGGTGTTACGCTAGCAATGCAACTTTGGTGGCTGACGGCTCAGCAGCTAACTCGGCGTCGGAGGCAGGCGGTGCAGCAGACCACCGGTCGGGAGTTTGGAAAGACGTCAAAGCTGTCATTCGGGTTACCGGAGAGCAATATCAGACTCTGGCGTTATAGATCAATTGGATTTAGCCAGCCTAACCAAGCTGCACAAGTCAACCTAACGCATTGAGCAGCTGCAAGCTGCTCGAATTTCAATGCGAGTTGCTAGCAAGCTAGGTGGCTAGTTGACATGCTAACCAGAGTCATAGAAAAACATCTCACCTTAATCCATAGAAATCTCGTCCCGTTTGCCAATTGTTTCTTACGCATTTGGCTTGTTTACGTATTTGATGTGGCAGGTTCTCTCATTGCACAATGAGATACGACTAAGGTATTTTTTGTCTCTTCATGTTACTCTTGCTATTCAAGTTGTCGCCATCTTGTTTACCTCCCCTAAACTCACACTGACAGCCTCCCGAGCCTCACGTTAATGCGTCAAATCAGCTCATCCTACTCCTGGAATGTTTCGTATATGGGAGAAATGTTGGTCATATTGAGAAGATTGACTAGGAAGTTTCCTAGACCTTATTTTATTCTCTGGCAAATAATTTAGTGGCCAATAAGCATGTCGGTGAAACGTTGGAAAGGTCATTACActattttgaaaaataagcaAAAAGATGTCCTGAAAACATACTTGAAATTAAGAGGTAAACTTTCTGTAAAATTAGACAATTGCTTaactataaataaaaaatcggTATCAGACCAACAGCAACAATTTTATTTAATTCAATTTCGGTTCGACATAATACTGTGTTATCCAGCGGCAGAGGGGCTTGTGTTCCGAGTTATATTTAAACAGTGTAGCCCGGCTGATGGCGAAGGTCGTATTTCAAAGATAAGTTACCTTATTACCCCGGCTGTCAAACTCGAAAAACAAATCGCCCCACAGAAAATGGCACATTTAAATATTCTTAAATGCTCGAATTCCAATCCGAGAAAGAAAACCGTGGCTTTGAGATCACTGGTAGCATACCTGAAGAATTGAGGGGTTTAGCAGAGGTTTTTATCTGAGGCACCTTGCAGTTAATTCAGATGAAATATGAATAACCTGAAAGTCTTGCTCaatgatgcctacaggtagactgcgtatagtgggaatcaaacccagtagCCTGCATTTCAGTTGTGTCTATTTATCTATAACCAAGATTGGTattacatgcatgcatgctaaATCTATTAACATTTTCACATTGTAGGCCATAGAATCATCagcaacacatttattttgagTGAGTTTTATTACATTGTTCTATTGGAGCATTTAATGAAGAATAGAGGTGAAATGATCAACATGTGGTGATATTGAAGCAACAAAACACGAAAGgagatttaaaaataaaaaggaggaGCATCACATGAAATGGCTTGTGtcaattattttgaaagtaCAAATAGGTTCATCATTTTGCAACAACAAGAGACTGTTCTCAGTTTTACAGTTCTACCACAAAATGGGAGATAAACAAAATCATGTCCAGGGCAATGTTTTAGTACTGCAAACTTAAAATGGATAAAATCGTAACTGTATTAAAGAGAActcggacggacacacacacacacacacacacacacacacacacacacacacacacacacacacacacacacacacacacacacacacacacacacctcagtagTAGGGTCTACGAGGATTGTTCTGTGGAGAGAAGATAAATAAGTATAaagtaaaacaaacacaagcacttTGTTATAATCAATCTCAATGCAACTATCCAATATGAAAAAGCTTaaggtttatttttattgagtcaataaaataaacagagaaTTGTAGTTACCAGTGGATTGGGTCTGAAACGATAGGCAAGCATCATCCTCTTTCTAAAGGCATCATATTCATCATCATTTCCCCTGAGCTCGGCCGGCCGGTCCACTCCAAATCCTGCTCCATCCACAGCCGTTTGTCCCCTAGAAGCAATTTTTGTAAAGTTTGTATATTATCTGACTTATCATAAAATGTTTTATAGATGGAGTCACAGGCCACATTTGAAGAGCTTTGAACCCACCTATGAACGGGTTGCCTAATGCCCTGTCCATCAGAACCTAATCCATCCCCTTCCTGCCATCCCATCTTCATCAACATTCGGAAACCAAGATTCTCCACGGTCAGCTTGAACTCCTTGTACTCCGAGTAATCTGGATCTCGGCCCTCCTGCAATTAATGGAGAATGATGATGTGTACTAcaatttattcataataacattttatttggGCAGGGGTGGTATACTGGGCCATAAACCATAAGAAACGTTCACATATCACATATTTCTGTGATGTTTGTAGTTGGCGTGGGATGTGTTCTCAGACTTTTCTGTATCAGATAAGCTAGAAATTTGGTAGATTAACCCAACATGGCTGCCACCCCTTGAATGAACATTTTTGATTTACCTTAACGCCCACACTAGCGCCAAAAATATGgttaataaaaatacaaagtgtGAAAGTTAGAGAGAAACTTGCCTTGAGCGCCTTGAAAGTCTCCATGAATTTCTCCAACTCCTCGGGTGGCAGGAAGTCACCGATAAAGTGTTTCCCTTTCCCCATGTCTGTCAGAGACTCGGCCCATTCTGggaaaaatgtaaaaataatgatCAAACCCTTGTCAACCGCCTTGCGTTATATTGGTAACTTGGAGGGCTCTGAATGAACAAAGATAGTGTTGGTTGAAGGGCCGTCTTACCCCTCGTTTTCTCCATTTCCATCTGGCGGAGGCGATGTTCCCAGGTACCTTCCTGTTGGTCCACCTCCTCATCGCTGTCATACTCGTGCTGATGGTCTCTCAGAGCCTTTTCCCACATTATCTGCATCTCTGCCATTGCACGCTTGTGCTTCATTATCATTTCATACATTTCTTGCATCTGTGAACGAAGTACAAGAACACATCATACAGAGAGATGGTGGACATGGTGAGGACACGAAGGAGATCTGGGATTAAAAATCTCATTAAAAGTGCCCTGAATGTTCAGATCTTTTTATCGCCCTCGAAGTACGATTCTGTCATACCTCTTGCTGTTCTTTGAGCTGCTTCCTCTGGTCCTCAGATAGTTCTGTCACTCCTACCAGCCCTAAAGGCTTCCCCTTCTTATATCCGAGCCCCTTTAGGTCTTGCACtggaacataaacaaacacattgaaATCATATTTTAGGTTCAAAATGATATTTGAACATGAAAAGTAAATAATCAAATCGGTAAGGATTAAGGCTATATCCGGTAGTTAATTGTTGTTTTGCATTACAAGTTAATAACCAGAATATTTGGGAAGAGTTTTTGGAGTGtagttatatatgtatattaaatAGATATTCCTGTACCAGAGAGTGAGGGCGTGTTAGCATCTGGAACGTCGACCTCCTGTTTGATGGCGCTGAGAGGAATTGGTAACTCCACTTTGTCATCTTCAGACCCCCAACGACTCTTCCGCTTTCGTTTGACAGGTGGGGGCGAGGCCTCCGTTTTGGGGGTTAGCAGCGGGGACCCCATTTGGTTGGGGACATAGGGGTAGGGcactggtggtggcggcggggggacCGCTGACAGAGGAGGGGCCGCCGGTCGCTGGACTACCGACTCCGGCACCTCTGCTGTCGCCGGAGAACTCCGGTCCACCTTGGACTGACGAAACTGCTCCACTCTCTCCTTGTAGAAGTGATGGGCTGGGCTTTGGTGGTCATATAAGAAACTGCAAGTGGACGCGCAACAGATTATAAATATAACACACGCAAGAAATCACACAAAAACGTTTTGAAATGTGGAAACAGACTCACCTGAATGCAGGGTTGTCTCGGTTGTGCTCCGCAGCAATGGCTTCCACCTCGGGGCCACCCTCTGCCACATACTTTGCCAGCTTCACAGCCACCTGCTGGGTCTCCTCGTCCACTGGGGGGGAGACTTTAAGCAGCCTATCAGTACTGGGGCTCAACTCACACTCTACAACTGTACTGTGCTCAACTGGCCCTCACACACCACCAGTCTACAGCCAGTAGGGGataagaagaggagggaggagcaggggaacaCGGGTGGTGAATGGGGAACTGCACAGAGCAAACGCTTTACTGCTGTGGTGTAACATATGGAATGCCCAGGGATGATCTTCTAATGCATTACATGGATACCATTACATCTAATAATGATGATGTGTGATGGTGCATGATTTCAGCTGAGAATCTTCTGAAACCTTTCAAAATGCAAAGTGTGTAAATTGATGCTATATACCACAACGTGAGTGCACAGATGTACACAAAAGAGCAAAATTCCACTTACCAGTATGCGATTTCATAATGGGTTTTGGCAAGTTCTTTCTGTATTCTGCAACTCTCTTTCTGTAGTAAAGATAGTCTCTGCTGTTCGTATCATATAAAAACCTTGAAGACAAAAAATGACCACAAATTTGTTATGACCATTGGGTCTAAAATAATCACTGATTTGAATGATTGGCAGGGAAAAATATTCCAGTAAAACCATTGGTTGGTCAGTGTATATTTTGCACTCTGGCATGTAAAAGTCGAAAATACTAAAAGGGGATTTTGGACCCATGACGTTAAAATATGTGAGAAAAACGGTCAGACTTACGAAAAAACGGGATTGTCTCTGTAATCCTCCTTGGCTTTTCTCTCTAGCTCGGCACCTCCTTCTGCCACAAAAGAAGCCATCTTGTCGAGAATGAGCCTGGTGTCTGGGTCCTCTGGGGGAGAGACTTTAAGCAGGCTATGAGTATCATTACCATTTGCATGTGCATGTCAAAATGGAGTTCACAGGGTGAACTGTCCCTCTCCAAGATGGGTTGGTTGTCATGAGTAATCCCTGCCTTGAATTACCTTTCATCTCCAGGAAGTTTGAGTCTTCCACTTCTTCTTCATCCTCGTCGCCATCTGGTGAACAGAATACACTAGGCCTCTGGCTGAGAACAGGGTTCTTCTTGGACTGGGAGTAGTTTTTGAATTGGTTGAGCATGCTAGTGATGCCAAGGCCGGGGCGTTTGCCAATGAGAATGCTTTTCTTCTGCTGTGAATTTGGTGATTCAGCTGGATTAGAAGCACCTTTGGTTTCACCATTGTTGGaaccttaaaaaaaacataattaacTGTGGGAATTGCACACTATCCATACACAAAATATGTTCTTGCTTCGGCTATTTCTACCAATATCAAGGTATTGTTGCATGTTGTAGGTCAAAGTGTATGGCACTAACCAGATGAGCTTGGTTTGTCCTTATGCAACTTCATAAACTGCTGTAAAAAGCTTCCATCATTTACAAACTTGTTTGAGTTGGGCCCTTGAAAGCTAGGAAAACTGAAAGAATCAGAAGGGATTAAACATGATCTCGATAATGCACTCATAATAAATAGGTTGTTATCATAAATGCAATTGTATTTTCGCTGTACTAAGAGAATAGTGAATCATAATGGATAAGTACAGGTAGGATAGTAAAACCAAAATTGCGTACCTTTGAGGCAATGGCTTGCTCGGAGTTTGCACATTCTTCTTTGCCTGTTCTGCCATTTTGGCTTcaatctccctcttcttctgagCTATAAGCTCCTCTTGTCGTATGATGTTCAAACtcattttgtttttctgtgtttttataGGCCTGTTCTTCCAGCCTCCACCACGTCCTGCCAAGAAAATCATTATGAATACAATATAACTTACGTTTTAAGACTTCTACCCCTGCTCTGGTCCATCCACACAACTATAATACACATCAAGTCGTGTAGCCAAGATATTTGTCGGCACTGAGGAGACACGAAACGTTAAAAATCTGAAACTATATAATAAAAGTGAATAACCCCCGTGTTTATGATATGCACATACTACGTGTTCTAAAAACGAGCACATTAGGTCGCGGAGGAGTACGAGTTTAGCCAGTCAGCTAACATCGTAGCATTCAGCGTAAAATCCAAACTGATCCACACATTTCAGCCCCATCACCTACCGGCTTCGCTAGACTCCATGGTCTTAGCAGCAAGGACGTGAAACCACCAATTTAATCAATCTTCCTGAGGGCAACACCAATGTAGCTATCTGCTATCTGCCTTTCCATCCCAAGAGTACGACAGTGCAGCTAACTTCCGGTTCCGCTAAACCCGTCCTCCTCACGGAGTGTGTTGTTGTCCCTCACTGCTACCCGTCtcacccccacatacacacgcagagtGTCAGAAATGGCAGAAGCTCCAACACGGCCCTGCCGGTTTTTTTGCCACCGGTGTACATTAGAGATCAGTCCGCGTCTACCGGTAAGGTCCTCAGGGACAATAGGTCTGTTGAACAAACGTTAAATAAGAATAGCTGTGACCCTTGATGTGTGATCTGTAAAGAGGTGTGTTGAGGCAGCTAGCCTTAGGAACACCGACGCGTCGCTGTTCTACCGCTAGCCCCGCTGGTTAGCCAATATCGACAATAATGGTGTTCCCCATTTGACCGCTTATTTAACGGTCGTTGTTTGAGTTGTATTAGTCCTGTTGAATGAGTGCATTTGATATGTGGAATGATACGATCTACGGCAGATTTACGCCAGTCACACTCTGATGCTCTGGTTGAATTCAGCAGGCTGTCCCATTACCATGGCAGCTTATTGGATAAATCGTACTGCTATTTTATATTTCATGTAGCAGAGTATCAGCTTTTCATAAAGCAGCGTTATAGCGTATTATGTATGGTTAACTTCGCGTGATTTAATGTGTAGGGTCCACAAGAGCCTTCCTGCTTCAACCATTTACGGGAACCTTCTTGAATTTGACAGTGCCAGATCCTTTTATGCTTGCCCTGTATGCCAATGTAGGGTCAAGGGGGTCAAATTTTGTCCTTCACGTCGTCATTCACCATTGAACCACATACTGTACCACATACTGTGATTTTCTAACATAACTCAACCAGATTCTTTCAGCACTTAAAATTGAGCATAGTATGTTCATGAAGTTTGGTTGAGAATAGATGCCAAGCCCAGTCAAACAAAGCCTAATGGTATCAATTATTTGTTTGTAATATTTCTGTATTTTCGTCGTAGGACTACACCTGTCCACGTTGTGATTCTGGTTTTATTGAGGAACTTCTAGAGGATAGAAGGTAACGGTTAAACTATCCTTGTGTCACATACATTTAACAGTGTATCAAATCCCACAAAGGAAATTAAGCAAGTTCTTATTTTTTGTAGATGTGTAATGGTTTGCAGAAGCTTTGATTTCCATTTGCTACACCTTGCCTCCATATAGCGTCGAAAATGGGTCCACATCCACCACTTCTACCAGCGATCCAAACAGACCAATGTTGGAGGTCGGTGTAACCCCAAACTGTAACCCACCAAACCCTTTCCAATGTTTGTTTCCCAACGTTGAGTTTAATATAATCCCTTCTGTCCCTCTATTCCATCAGAACatggaccaccaccaccagcacctatTCACATTTCCCCCAGGCTATGGTCAGTTTGCCCTGGGAATATTTGATGATAACTTTGATCTTCGAGCAGGCCTGCCTACAGAGGACAACAGGGAAACCGAGCActggagggaaagggagatggCTTCACGACAACGGTATAGTGCCCGACAACCACGGGGTCGTCACGTGCCCCGACGGCAGGGGACGCGCCATGAAGGAGTGCCTACTCTAGAGGGGTGAGAGACGCCGATGTTGATGTTGCCTCTGGATTCCTTCCTTCTGGACGGCCGCAAGCATTCACCCCTCGGCTCCGGCTCACATTAAGAATAAAGGACATTGCAAtagacccttttcacagaggcATCATCATAGGGCAAAGACAGGTGTCGCTGAATGCACAAATTATGGGGCTGCACTTTATTCAGCGCGGCCTGGGGAGTAGAATCAAACTAGTGAAAATATATAACACATTAACTAATGCCCTTGTGCCCTGGTATTAGCAAGTAGCAGGCTCATATTAAGCTTGACCTCCGAGGACACCTCTGTGAAAAGCGTTTACTCCTTTGTAACCGTAGTGCTGGTTATTTACTGACTTTTGATCATCCTTGACATTCACTTGGTGTGGTTTAAAAGTCAAGGGGGATTTGTTTATTTTCGGTTTCCCTCATTGGTTAGAAATGTAAAGACTTGTGCTTGTAagccagataaaaaaaaaaaaaagcattatgGTCATGAGGAAGAATGTGAGGGCAGTGGGTCCTGAGGCAGGCCCTGTCTTTCCACTgccatgtgtgtgggtttccAATGCCCCAATGTTTGATGATTCCAGGCAGGTGCTCAGGAAGCTCGTTGGGGTTCAGGTCCTCCGGGAGGGGTCGCAGTTCACAGGCCAAGGCTGCTTCCTGAGGGTGCAGCCAAGGCAACACTTTGTTCaatgaaattgtattttttttgcgATTAACCATCAACCTTTGTTGGAAGGCATAGGGGTCAGGAAATAGGCTCACAGCAATGTTGAGATAGACACTGACTGTTTTGGAAATAAGATGAACAAAATAGACCAAAAGAAAAATCTTTGTGAAAAAATACAGACACGATACATTCACTCTTAATTGGTATACATGGTTCTTTCACTAATCGAAGCTCCTTACTTTCAGTTTGGTCCCTGATGCTTGTTACTCGATGGCAGAGAAGGCTATCTTTATTATCGTTatcaaagaaaaaaactatttaagATGTAGAAACCTATGGGATGGGTCAATGCATTTCCCCAGGAGCCTGCCATCCCATGTGACTTCCATGGCAGTGCTTTTGACAGATATTTGTATATTATGATTGACATTGTGTCTTGGGGCACATTGATCTCTGCTGTCCTCTCGGTGCTTCATCGTCTACCATCACGCAGTGTTTATGCCCCATACCACCATACCACGGCTGGCATTAGTCACACTTATTGTTACTGCAGTGACACAATCGTTGGATTCTTGGAGGCGGTGTGTGGGCAGCTGTGTGGTGGTATGtgcaggggagggtgggggggggggctgtacacGGGCGCTTATGTTGTAGCTTGGCCTTGACCTGTTTACGGCAAGATGGGAAACGTCCTCTCTGATTACAGTCATCCAGGAATTCATGTAGAGTTGTATGTTGATGTTATGCTTTTTTAAGCATAGGAACCAATTATTTCTTTGGGTAATTTTGTATGATAATAAAAAGTACCCCCCCTTCTATCTTCCCCCAAGTCAGCCTTCTACTTGTCATAGGGTTAAGCctgtaaaaaaatgaataacaataattatataTCTTGCATGATTTCCCTTCAGAGTGATTGTAGATTTAAACTGTAATAGAATGGAATATTCTATTACCAAGCCAAAGTAAATGTAGATGTAGTTGATGTGAAGCCGGCTTCCTAACGATTCATATATTCTTTCATGCAGAATTATTCAGCAGCTAGTAAACGGAATCATTGCACCCACGGCAATGACAAACATTGGAGTGGGACCATGGTATGTAAGAACCACTAAGCTTTCAGCTATGTATTTCATGTCACTTCTCATTCCAAAACGGTGCACGTGCCAGTGTTACGACCCCTTGATGTTGACTAAATGATGTACTGGTCGATCACCAGATGTTCCACATTTCGCTGACCTCTCAGTTTCTTGTTCTTTCGTAGGGGAATGCTGCATTCCAATCCAATGGACTACGCCTGGGGTGCTAACGGGCTTGATGCTATTATTACACAGGTACGTCGGGGGAAGGAAAGAGTGTCCTTTACACCTCAGTGAAGAACTGCACAGTGGTGTACAGGCCTTTTAGTGTCCCTCGGTGCAAATTGCTACGGAGAAGCTTTATCTTGCACAATATGGCCCTTTATCTTTAACCTCACAGCAAATGGGTGATTATGACGTTGATAGTTATTAGATTGACCTTTTTGTGTCCTTGTAGTTATTGAACCAGTTTGAAAACACTGGTCCCCCTCCCGCTGATAGAGAGAGGATCAAGAGTTTACCCACCGTCAGGGTCACGGCGGAGCATGTGGGTGAGTCCTCTTGATTCAGACACAATCATGCCAGCTCTTTCAAATGACTAGCATGTTTCTTGAGCAGGGAGGTTGAACTCAGCCTCAAACCCATGTTGTGACCCATTGAGATGGCACTCAGCACCTATAATGTCTACACATTCTTTGAATAACAGATGACATACAATTTGCATGATTGTGATATTTGCTAAAAATGACCTTTCATTCCAAAGAATTATCAACCAGACAAAGATTCCACCCTTAGCAATACCATCAACAGCATAGTGCATACTTATTTCTGTATgcatatttctttcaatttttCCAGGTGCGGGTTTAGAATGTCCAGTATGCAAAGAAGACTACAGTGTCGGGGAGAACGTTAGGCAGCTTCCATGCAATCATTTATTCCATAATGACTGTATAATACCATGGCTAGAACAGGTACagaaatacattaaaaaatCCCACCACTAATGTGAACTATTTGGTATTCAGATACACTTTATATTTTAAACAGATGAACTCACCTTTCTGATATATTCCCTGCGCGTCcgtttctctccctctagcACGACACGTGTCCTGTATGCAGAAAGAGTCTCAGTGGACAGAACACGGCCACAGACCCCCCAGGTTTATCAGGGATGAacttctccccttcctcctcctcctcctcctccagctcgccCAACAACGAGAACGCCAGCAGCCACTCGTAGGACCTCGCACCACTCTACCTCCAAGTTGCGGCCCTCACCACCCACCCCAGACGGTGCTATGGACGCAGGAACCATCCACTCTTCTCGGCTGAGGTTCCTCAGACAGTTTGTTGTCGCTCCGTGATGGTTTGagctgaggggggcggggctgaaaGGACGGCCATAACCCCATTTGGACTTTTCTTTCATGACTGCATCCATCTTTTTTTACTTTCCCTCCTCTGAGAAGTTTACTGAGATTGGTCGTTGAAGCAGTGTCCGTGCCATGTGCACTTCCTGCTACTGTTGCTAAAGAGTTTGGGGAAGAGGTGGGGCTGGGACTCTGGGGAGGCAGATCCACCTACACCATCACCTACTGtgaatgaagatgatgatgatgatgatgatgatgacgatgatttTGGAGGTTTGCTGGAACATTGATGGGACATtctataattaataaaatgttGCTATTCTGTTAATGCATTTTGAAGATGTGTAAATACATATTCCTTTTTTAGATCGTAAATGGTCCAGAATTGTATCCTACCAAATCTCATGTGAAACAATAATGGAGTGAGTTGActgtatttaatttatttgcaCCTTTTTTCTAATTTTGAACaacattttaatgcatttcaAAGACAGTGGCTATTAACTGAACAAAACTAGTTCTGCTAGGATTTTTTAAAAATGCTTTTTTCACATTATTTTATTCAGTAGGAATATTGTTTTAGAGTACCTTGACAGGGTAAATAACCCAAAGCCTCTTCACAAACAACAGGATCTCCAGTAAGCAGTCTTAAGGGAGCAAAGGGCCAGACAGGAACAGGCCATGTGTGTATCCCATACcgtgtattttatttgatataaCATCCAATTGCAACTCAAAAACAATTTCAACTTGTTTTGTAAATGAACAATAAAAAAGTACAAACAATAATTATGAGATTGACTGATGGCAATGCATGCCTACATAT is a window from the Gadus chalcogrammus isolate NIFS_2021 chromosome 8, NIFS_Gcha_1.0, whole genome shotgun sequence genome containing:
- the sugp1 gene encoding SURP and G-patch domain-containing protein 1, which gives rise to MESSEAGRGGGWKNRPIKTQKNKMSLNIIRQEELIAQKKREIEAKMAEQAKKNVQTPSKPLPQSFPSFQGPNSNKFVNDGSFLQQFMKLHKDKPSSSGSNNGETKGASNPAESPNSQQKKSILIGKRPGLGITSMLNQFKNYSQSKKNPVLSQRPSVFCSPDGDEDEEEVEDSNFLEMKVSPPEDPDTRLILDKMASFVAEGGAELERKAKEDYRDNPVFSFLYDTNSRDYLYYRKRVAEYRKNLPKPIMKSHTVSPPVDEETQQVAVKLAKYVAEGGPEVEAIAAEHNRDNPAFSFLYDHQSPAHHFYKERVEQFRQSKVDRSSPATAEVPESVVQRPAAPPLSAVPPPPPPVPYPYVPNQMGSPLLTPKTEASPPPVKRKRKSRWGSEDDKVELPIPLSAIKQEVDVPDANTPSLSVQDLKGLGYKKGKPLGLVGVTELSEDQRKQLKEQQEMQEMYEMIMKHKRAMAEMQIMWEKALRDHQHEYDSDEEVDQQEGTWEHRLRQMEMEKTREWAESLTDMGKGKHFIGDFLPPEELEKFMETFKALKEGRDPDYSEYKEFKLTVENLGFRMLMKMGWQEGDGLGSDGQGIRQPVHRGQTAVDGAGFGVDRPAELRGNDDEYDAFRKRMMLAYRFRPNPLNNPRRPYY
- the rnf126 gene encoding E3 ubiquitin-protein ligase RNF126, producing the protein MAEAPTRPCRFFCHRCTLEISPRLPDYTCPRCDSGFIEELLEDRSVENGSTSTTSTSDPNRPMLENMDHHHQHLFTFPPGYGQFALGIFDDNFDLRAGLPTEDNRETEHWREREMASRQRYSARQPRGRHVPRRQGTRHEGVPTLEGIIQQLVNGIIAPTAMTNIGVGPWGMLHSNPMDYAWGANGLDAIITQLLNQFENTGPPPADRERIKSLPTVRVTAEHVGAGLECPVCKEDYSVGENVRQLPCNHLFHNDCIIPWLEQHDTCPVCRKSLSGQNTATDPPGLSGMNFSPSSSSSSSSSPNNENASSHS